In one Bartonella grahamii subsp. shimonis genomic region, the following are encoded:
- a CDS encoding Maf family nucleotide pyrophosphatase gives MKNIREWGKKRLADTLTEEMHLVLASASPRRLALLAQIGIDPQQVCASDIDETPKLKEHPANLAKRLAKEKALKAQEILRWYNQNGQEELQNGQEELSAQKMIILAADTVVAVGRTILPKPEGEDEAYECLRYLSGRAHKVYGAICALNERGKITVKLVESRVRFRRLTSAMMKAYLDSGEWQGKAGGYAIQGKAGAFVVHMVGSYSNVVGLPLAETVDLLTAFHYPLFTLWAEETH, from the coding sequence ATGAAAAATATAAGAGAGTGGGGGAAAAAACGTTTGGCAGATACTCTTACAGAAGAAATGCATTTGGTGCTTGCCTCCGCTTCGCCAAGGCGTTTAGCGCTCTTAGCACAAATAGGGATTGATCCGCAGCAGGTTTGTGCAAGCGATATTGATGAAACGCCAAAATTAAAAGAACATCCTGCAAACCTGGCCAAACGTTTGGCAAAAGAAAAAGCGCTGAAAGCCCAAGAAATTTTGCGCTGGTATAATCAGAATGGTCAAGAAGAATTGCAGAATGGTCAAGAAGAATTATCTGCACAGAAAATGATTATCTTGGCTGCTGATACGGTGGTGGCTGTTGGGCGCACCATTCTCCCCAAACCAGAGGGTGAAGATGAGGCTTATGAATGTTTACGATACCTTTCAGGACGGGCGCATAAGGTCTATGGTGCTATTTGTGCGCTCAATGAACGAGGAAAAATAACCGTAAAATTGGTTGAAAGTCGTGTCCGTTTTAGACGCTTAACCTCTGCCATGATGAAGGCTTACCTTGATTCTGGTGAATGGCAAGGGAAAGCTGGAGGCTACGCTATTCAGGGAAAAGCTGGTGCTTTCGTCGTCCATATGGTTGGTTCTTATTCCAATGTGGTTGGTTTGCCTTTGGCTGAAACAGTTGATCTCTTGACCGCTTTTCACTATCCACTTTTTACTCTCTGGGCTGAAGAAACGCATTAG
- a CDS encoding helix-turn-helix transcriptional regulator → MPTKNPHFIDISIGKRIRHRRIAMGLSQKELGTHLGVSFQQIQKYEKGLNRVSAKCLLEIAQKLEVPLTFFYTDLLTADITTKEDLSTKEILLQHDQETYSEKEHSLVKNFRELQPKKQKAILWLISD, encoded by the coding sequence GTGCCAACCAAAAATCCACATTTTATCGACATTTCTATAGGCAAAAGAATCCGCCATAGACGCATTGCCATGGGGCTTTCCCAAAAAGAATTAGGAACCCATTTAGGCGTCAGTTTTCAACAAATCCAAAAATATGAAAAAGGCTTAAATCGTGTAAGCGCCAAATGTTTGCTGGAAATCGCCCAAAAACTGGAAGTTCCTCTTACCTTTTTCTACACGGATCTTTTAACAGCAGACATTACTACAAAAGAAGATCTTTCAACAAAAGAAATTCTCTTACAGCACGATCAAGAAACATACAGCGAAAAAGAACACTCACTTGTGAAAAATTTTAGAGAACTCCAGCCGAAAAAACAAAAAGCAATTTTATGGTTGATCTCTGATTAG
- a CDS encoding disulfide bond formation protein B has protein sequence MEHVEQKNPHFVIFMNTLGLMGLSIVLVVAFYYQLVKFELPCPLCLLQRVGLMLAGCGFLLNIHYKVKNTHYGMVILGCMVTSVVAARQVFLHITPDDLGYGSTFFGLHFYTWAFIISVLCIFAVSFVMILGELAHKFKEFSPFPILSKTASFLFVFLIAANLLSTILECGGGQCADDPVRYELLSNWFPSQS, from the coding sequence ATGGAACATGTTGAACAGAAAAATCCTCACTTTGTCATATTTATGAATACGCTAGGACTCATGGGGTTATCTATTGTCTTGGTGGTGGCTTTTTATTATCAACTGGTAAAGTTTGAATTACCTTGTCCCCTTTGTTTGCTGCAGCGCGTTGGATTGATGCTGGCAGGCTGTGGGTTCTTGCTCAATATTCACTATAAGGTGAAAAATACCCATTATGGTATGGTTATTCTCGGTTGTATGGTAACCAGTGTTGTTGCAGCACGGCAAGTTTTTTTGCATATCACACCTGATGATTTGGGATATGGTTCAACGTTCTTTGGATTGCATTTTTATACTTGGGCTTTCATTATCTCTGTTCTTTGTATCTTTGCTGTCTCATTTGTCATGATTTTAGGCGAATTGGCACACAAGTTCAAAGAATTTTCTCCTTTTCCAATCTTGAGTAAAACGGCAAGTTTTTTATTTGTTTTTTTGATTGCGGCAAATTTGCTTTCTACCATACTGGAATGTGGTGGGGGACAATGTGCCGATGATCCTGTAAGGTATGAATTGTTATCAAATTGGTTCCCTTCACAGTCTTGA
- a CDS encoding 5-(carboxyamino)imidazole ribonucleotide synthase encodes MAPFSNTPASNITASSNITASSHTTASSHTTASSHTTASSPSSLSSHMLPPGSVIGLIGGGQLARMLAIAAAELGFRTVIFCPEADCPAAQTANSHIVSSYDDTSALDHFISQCDVVSYEFENLSLQTVQYIEKSKPVYPSSKALEITQDRLFEKQFLRDQGIGTASWYGVDNSSSLLSALDALGRRGLLKTRRFGYDGKNQIKLDHPTEQTLDEALRTIQEQPCILEEIVPFLSEISVLSARTKQGEHIFYDCPENQHKNGILHKSFVPSHIPLDVQKAAQEISVTVMNALDYVGVLCIEFFVLTDGHLLVNELAPRVHNSGHWTQKACITSQFEQHIRAICGLPLGSPYRHSDCQMTNLLGNNLSMLKYFLTQERTSIHLYGKSTVHPHRKMGHVIQLMGPASKS; translated from the coding sequence ATGGCACCGTTTTCCAATACGCCCGCGTCCAACATCACCGCCTCGTCCAACATCACCGCCTCGTCCCACACCACCGCCTCGTCCCACACCACCGCCTCGTCCCACACCACCGCTTCATCCCCCTCGTCCCTCTCGTCCCACATGTTACCTCCAGGCAGCGTTATTGGTTTAATCGGCGGCGGACAATTAGCACGGATGCTCGCCATAGCGGCCGCAGAATTAGGATTTCGAACGGTTATTTTTTGCCCTGAGGCCGATTGCCCAGCCGCTCAAACAGCAAACAGCCATATTGTTTCCTCCTATGATGATACATCAGCTTTAGATCATTTTATTTCTCAGTGTGATGTTGTCAGCTATGAATTTGAAAATCTTTCGCTTCAAACAGTTCAATATATAGAGAAGAGTAAGCCTGTTTATCCTTCTTCCAAAGCATTAGAGATCACGCAAGATCGGCTTTTTGAGAAGCAATTTTTGCGTGATCAAGGGATTGGCACCGCCTCATGGTATGGTGTTGACAATTCTTCTTCTCTTCTTTCCGCTCTCGATGCCTTAGGTAGACGTGGTCTTTTAAAGACGCGTCGTTTTGGTTATGACGGAAAAAACCAGATCAAACTTGACCACCCCACGGAACAAACCCTTGACGAAGCCTTAAGGACCATTCAGGAACAGCCTTGTATTTTGGAAGAAATCGTTCCTTTTTTATCGGAAATTTCGGTTCTTTCGGCTCGCACAAAACAAGGGGAACATATTTTTTATGATTGCCCTGAAAACCAACACAAAAACGGGATTCTTCATAAATCCTTTGTTCCATCCCATATTCCCCTTGACGTGCAAAAAGCAGCCCAAGAAATCAGCGTAACAGTCATGAATGCCCTCGATTATGTTGGTGTTCTTTGTATTGAGTTTTTTGTCTTAACAGATGGTCATCTTTTAGTGAATGAATTAGCGCCGCGTGTACATAATTCTGGTCATTGGACACAAAAAGCATGCATAACTTCACAATTTGAACAGCATATCCGTGCTATTTGCGGACTTCCCTTAGGCAGTCCCTATCGCCATAGCGATTGCCAAATGACAAATCTTCTTGGTAACAATTTAAGCATGTTAAAATATTTTCTCACGCAAGAGCGTACCTCGATCCATTTATATGGCAAAAGCACTGTTCACCCCCACCGCAAAATGGGGCATGTCATCCAATTAATGGGACCAGCTAGCAAATCTTAA
- a CDS encoding helix-turn-helix transcriptional regulator, with amino-acid sequence MRGRSQPAGELEVKAKNLHFNDISIGRKIRHRRIAMGLSQKELGRFLGVSFQQIQKYEKGANRIGAGCLLEIAKKLQVPMSFFYADFLTADISVKENVLCSCDERISSQEEHILLKSFRELKPKKRKAILCLIVS; translated from the coding sequence ATGCGAGGGCGCTCGCAACCGGCAGGGGAGCTTGAAGTGAAAGCTAAAAATCTACACTTTAACGATATTTCGATTGGTCGAAAAATTCGTCATAGACGCATTGCCATGGGGCTTTCTCAAAAAGAATTGGGGAGATTTTTAGGCGTTAGTTTCCAACAAATCCAAAAATATGAAAAAGGCGCCAATCGTATTGGTGCCGGGTGTTTACTGGAAATTGCTAAAAAATTGCAAGTTCCTATGAGCTTTTTTTATGCGGATTTTTTAACAGCCGATATTTCCGTAAAAGAAAATGTCTTGTGCTCCTGCGATGAAAGGATCTCAAGCCAAGAAGAGCACATTCTTTTGAAAAGTTTTAGAGAGCTCAAACCTAAGAAAAGGAAAGCTATTTTGTGTTTGATTGTCTCATGA
- a CDS encoding helix-turn-helix transcriptional regulator: MRGRSQPAGELEVKAKNPHFNDISIGRKIRHRRIAMGLSQKELGRFLGVSFQQIQKYEKGSNRIGAGCLLEIAKKLQVPMSFFYADFLTADISVKENHSHHDQCTYSEQEYLLLKSFRELKSKKQKAVLWLISH; the protein is encoded by the coding sequence ATGCGAGGGCGCTCGCAACCGGCAGGGGAGCTTGAAGTGAAAGCTAAAAATCCACACTTTAACGATATTTCGATCGGTCGAAAAATTCGTCATAGACGCATTGCCATGGGGCTTTCTCAAAAAGAATTGGGGAGATTTTTAGGCGTTAGTTTCCAACAAATCCAAAAATATGAAAAAGGTTCCAATCGTATTGGTGCCGGGTGTTTACTGGAAATTGCTAAAAAATTGCAAGTTCCTATGAGCTTTTTTTATGCGGATTTTTTAACAGCCGATATTTCCGTAAAAGAAAATCACTCACATCATGATCAATGCACCTATAGCGAACAAGAATATTTGCTTTTGAAAAGTTTTAGAGAGCTCAAATCTAAAAAGCAGAAAGCAGTCTTATGGTTAATTTCTCATTAG
- a CDS encoding 5-formyltetrahydrofolate cyclo-ligase — protein MPVSYKTIDEIITQNPLCEAALSLRTQQRKSGLSRRDALLIEERALFSQRACCHFMEYLEKKGTDFSRLILAGYWPIRSEIDPRPLLDAVALHGGRLALPAVLDSTTMIFRAFSSNTILEPMRFGTFGPGADNSVVVPNNIIVPLSAFDRQCHRLGYGGGYYDRAVEALEKQGHQITLWGMGFSCQEVSSIPAAEHDLQVQGIFTEKGFLKC, from the coding sequence ATGCCAGTATCTTATAAAACAATTGACGAAATAATAACACAAAATCCTCTCTGTGAAGCTGCTTTATCCCTTCGCACACAGCAGCGCAAAAGCGGTTTATCACGTCGTGATGCTCTTTTAATAGAAGAGCGCGCACTTTTTTCGCAGCGTGCTTGTTGCCATTTTATGGAGTACCTTGAAAAAAAGGGAACAGATTTTTCACGCCTCATTTTAGCAGGCTATTGGCCCATTAGATCGGAAATTGACCCGCGTCCTTTACTGGATGCTGTAGCGTTACACGGTGGGCGTTTAGCCTTACCAGCAGTGCTTGATTCCACTACCATGATTTTCCGTGCATTTTCGTCCAACACGATTTTAGAGCCGATGCGCTTTGGCACCTTTGGTCCAGGTGCAGACAATAGCGTTGTTGTTCCCAATAATATTATTGTCCCGCTTTCTGCTTTTGATCGTCAATGCCACCGTCTTGGCTATGGAGGAGGATATTATGACCGTGCGGTTGAAGCCCTTGAAAAACAAGGACATCAAATAACATTATGGGGCATGGGCTTTTCATGTCAGGAGGTTTCCTCTATTCCCGCAGCAGAACATGATCTACAGGTACAGGGCATTTTTACAGAAAAAGGTTTCTTAAAATGTTAA
- a CDS encoding helix-turn-helix transcriptional regulator → MPTKNPHFIDISIGKRIRHRRIAMGLSQKELGTHLGVSFQQIQKYEKGLNRVSAKCLLEIAQKLEVPLTFFYTDLLTADITTKEDLSTKEILLQHDQETYSEKEHSLVKNFRELQPKKQKAILWLISD, encoded by the coding sequence GTGCCAACCAAAAATCCACATTTTATCGACATTTCTATAGGCAAAAGAATCCGCCATAGACGCATTGCCATGGGGCTTTCCCAAAAAGAATTAGGAACCCATTTAGGCGTCAGTTTCCAACAAATCCAAAAATATGAAAAAGGCTTAAATCGTGTAAGCGCCAAATGTTTGCTGGAAATCGCCCAAAAACTGGAAGTTCCTCTTACCTTTTTCTACACGGATCTTTTAACAGCAGACATTACTACAAAAGAAGATCTTTCAACAAAAGAAATTCTCTTACAGCACGATCAAGAAACATACAGCGAAAAAGAACACTCACTTGTGAAAAATTTTAGAGAACTCCAGCCGAAAAAACAAAAAGCAATTTTATGGTTGATCTCTGATTAG
- the purE gene encoding 5-(carboxyamino)imidazole ribonucleotide mutase: MMKKSCDVAILMGSQSDWQTMCHSADILTNLGISHSSHIVSAHRTPERLYQFAKEAKEAGFKVLIAGAGGAAHLPGMLAALTPLPVFGVPVHSHSLSGQDSLLSIVQMPAGIPVGTLAIGKAGAINAALLAAAVMAVYDHDLAQRLQDWRQQQTANVAQTPVTEV; this comes from the coding sequence ATGATGAAAAAATCATGTGATGTCGCGATTTTAATGGGGAGCCAATCGGATTGGCAAACGATGTGCCATAGTGCAGATATTTTGACGAATCTTGGTATTTCTCATAGTTCGCATATTGTCTCAGCACACCGAACCCCTGAACGCCTTTATCAATTTGCAAAAGAAGCAAAAGAAGCAGGGTTTAAAGTTTTAATTGCCGGTGCGGGGGGTGCAGCACATCTTCCTGGTATGCTAGCAGCCCTTACTCCTCTTCCTGTGTTTGGTGTTCCAGTGCATTCTCATTCTCTTTCTGGTCAAGATTCTTTGCTTTCAATCGTGCAAATGCCCGCAGGGATACCCGTTGGCACATTAGCAATTGGCAAAGCAGGCGCAATTAATGCAGCACTTTTAGCGGCGGCTGTTATGGCGGTTTATGATCATGATCTTGCCCAACGATTACAAGATTGGCGTCAACAACAAACAGCCAATGTCGCCCAAACGCCTGTAACGGAGGTTTAA
- a CDS encoding tetratricopeptide repeat protein, producing the protein MGSSIFLKAFRFSQLRFFCIFQRIFFLSFVGVFCFVSSGYGQNPPSLPEDRPSPQSLLPLDDLIPNSPTPSSTLSDSNSSAIILEDFDSEQLSHVDRIKQRKEAEILRLLKELKYCADVSQAKKISQQLQHLWSQSGSETIDLLMSWAENAISSDDYGLALDYIDNALALLPTHAEAWVRRAWIHIQLSDFKLAMLDLNHALELEPRNYIAFFELGITMEATEHPELALKAYETALNYYPQMRRIQKRVQALLDEQAPQAL; encoded by the coding sequence ATGGGTTCTTCTATTTTTTTAAAAGCTTTTCGATTTTCTCAGCTGCGTTTTTTCTGTATTTTCCAGCGCATTTTTTTTCTTTCTTTTGTTGGCGTTTTTTGTTTTGTTTCTTCTGGATATGGGCAAAATCCTCCTTCACTTCCTGAAGATCGTCCTTCTCCACAATCGCTTTTACCGTTAGATGATCTTATCCCCAATTCTCCTACCCCTTCCTCAACGCTCTCCGATTCTAATTCATCTGCGATTATTCTTGAAGATTTTGACTCAGAGCAGCTTTCTCATGTTGACAGAATTAAGCAACGCAAAGAAGCAGAAATTTTACGTTTACTAAAAGAGTTGAAATATTGTGCTGATGTTTCTCAAGCGAAAAAGATCAGTCAACAACTTCAACATTTATGGTCCCAATCGGGGAGTGAAACGATTGATCTTTTAATGTCATGGGCTGAAAATGCGATCAGTAGCGACGATTATGGGCTTGCGCTTGATTATATTGATAATGCTCTTGCACTTTTACCTACTCACGCTGAAGCTTGGGTAAGACGCGCTTGGATTCACATTCAACTGAGCGATTTCAAGCTTGCCATGCTTGATCTCAACCATGCTCTTGAACTTGAGCCGCGCAACTATATAGCTTTTTTTGAACTTGGCATTACCATGGAAGCAACAGAGCATCCAGAACTTGCTCTTAAAGCTTATGAAACAGCATTAAACTATTACCCACAAATGCGCAGGATTCAAAAGCGCGTGCAAGCCCTGTTGGACGAACAAGCACCGCAAGCTCTGTGA
- a CDS encoding DNA polymerase, producing MGKFINKEIEIYDVNSMGPAMMLKQLPVGAPLYKKGKIKTNDLHPLGLQRFYINSAELRENKIPILNNNTIIIWGC from the coding sequence ATGGGTAAATTCATAAATAAAGAAATTGAAATTTATGATGTCAATAGTATGGGCCCTGCTATGATGTTAAAACAATTACCTGTAGGGGCACCTCTTTATAAAAAAGGTAAAATTAAAACTAATGACTTACATCCTCTAGGTCTTCAAAGATTTTATATAAATTCAGCAGAATTAAGAGAAAATAAAATACCTATTTTAAATAATAACACAATCATCATCTGGGGGTGTTGA
- a CDS encoding TIGR00282 family metallophosphoesterase translates to MRFLFLGDIVGNTGCKAVFEHLPQLIEQWRLDFVVVNGENASSGFGLTQETYQDLLMIGIDVVTSGNHAFSHKEALQYAHENDRFLRPANFSKETPGRGACVFTAKNGARVLVANVLGSIFMPCKVEDPFATAENILLACSLIEQADAIIFDFHAETTSEKQCFGHFLDGRVSVIVGTHTHIPTADAQILEGGSAYLTDAGMCGDYNSSLGMDKEEPLHRFLYKTRQNRFEPACGPATLCGLAVEISDRTGLAEKVSAVRIGPHLKPEVPDFW, encoded by the coding sequence ATGCGTTTTTTATTTTTAGGTGACATTGTTGGTAACACAGGCTGTAAAGCCGTTTTTGAACATCTACCTCAACTGATTGAGCAATGGCGACTTGATTTTGTTGTGGTGAATGGTGAAAATGCTTCCAGTGGTTTTGGTCTCACACAAGAGACGTATCAAGATCTTTTGATGATCGGTATTGATGTTGTTACCTCGGGCAATCATGCTTTTTCTCACAAAGAAGCATTGCAGTATGCCCATGAGAATGATCGTTTTTTACGCCCTGCCAATTTTTCGAAAGAAACTCCTGGAAGAGGTGCTTGTGTTTTTACAGCCAAAAATGGAGCCCGTGTTCTTGTCGCCAATGTGTTGGGCTCCATTTTTATGCCGTGCAAAGTAGAAGATCCATTTGCAACAGCGGAAAATATTCTGCTCGCCTGTTCATTGATAGAACAAGCCGATGCGATTATTTTTGACTTTCACGCAGAAACGACAAGCGAGAAGCAATGTTTTGGCCATTTTCTTGATGGCCGTGTGAGTGTTATCGTTGGCACACATACGCATATTCCCACGGCTGACGCGCAAATCTTAGAAGGTGGGAGCGCCTATTTAACGGATGCAGGCATGTGTGGAGATTACAACTCATCTCTTGGAATGGATAAAGAAGAACCCTTACACCGTTTTCTTTATAAAACGAGGCAAAATCGTTTTGAACCAGCATGTGGTCCCGCCACCCTTTGTGGTTTAGCGGTTGAGATTTCAGATCGAACAGGTTTAGCAGAAAAGGTCTCGGCAGTACGAATTGGTCCTCATTTAAAGCCTGAAGTTCCAGATTTTTGGTAG
- a CDS encoding helix-turn-helix transcriptional regulator — protein sequence MPTKNPHFIDISIGKRIRHRRIAMGLSQKELGTHLGVSFQQIQKYEKGLNRVSAKCLLEIAQKLEVPISFFYADITTKKDLSTKETLLQHDQETYSEKEHSLVKNFRELQPKKQKAILWLISD from the coding sequence GTGCCAACCAAAAATCCACATTTTATCGACATTTCTATAGGCAAAAGAATCCGCCATAGACGCATTGCCATGGGGCTTTCCCAAAAAGAATTAGGAACCCATTTAGGCGTCAGTTTCCAACAAATCCAAAAATATGAAAAAGGTTTAAATCGTGTAAGCGCCAAATGTTTGCTGGAAATCGCCCAAAAACTGGAAGTCCCTATAAGCTTTTTTTATGCCGATATTACTACAAAAAAAGATCTTTCAACAAAAGAAACTCTCTTACAGCACGATCAAGAAACATACAGCGAAAAAGAACACTCACTTGTGAAAAATTTTAGAGAACTCCAGCCGAAAAAACAAAAAGCAATTTTATGGTTGATCTCTGATTAG
- a CDS encoding helix-turn-helix transcriptional regulator, translating into MVRECFGRLRSDQQGMKDPKLETRIYPALWISRISGSFCYVQVLFSTKSKRLSQVSALSTPGIPMRGRSQLAGELEVKAKNPHFNDISIGRKIRFKRTMIGMSQKQLGSQLGVTFQQIQKYEKGSNRIGAGRLQEIADILNVPISFFYADLSTKENALDPCDEGIVSKEEHILLKSFRELKPKKRKAILCLIVS; encoded by the coding sequence TTGGTAAGAGAATGTTTTGGTCGTCTACGCAGCGATCAACAGGGAATGAAAGACCCGAAACTTGAGACACGTATTTATCCAGCTTTATGGATATCCCGGATTTCCGGGAGCTTTTGTTATGTCCAGGTGCTCTTTAGCACTAAAAGCAAAAGGCTGAGTCAAGTTTCAGCTCTTTCAACTCCCGGAATACCAATGCGAGGGCGCTCGCAACTGGCAGGGGAGCTTGAAGTGAAAGCTAAAAATCCACACTTTAACGATATTTCGATCGGTCGAAAAATTCGCTTTAAAAGAACAATGATCGGAATGTCGCAAAAGCAATTAGGCAGCCAGTTAGGTGTGACTTTTCAACAAATCCAAAAATATGAAAAAGGCTCTAATCGTATAGGAGCGGGGCGTTTACAAGAAATTGCTGATATTCTCAATGTTCCCATTTCCTTTTTTTACGCTGATCTCTCAACAAAAGAAAACGCCTTGGATCCTTGTGATGAAGGGATCGTAAGTAAAGAAGAGCACATTCTTTTGAAAAGTTTTAGAGAGCTCAAACCTAAGAAAAGGAAAGCTATTTTGTGTTTGATTGTCTCATGA
- the ykgO gene encoding type B 50S ribosomal protein L36: MKIKNSLKALKERHRNNRLVRRKGRIYILNKTNPRFRARQG, encoded by the coding sequence ATGAAAATTAAAAATTCGCTTAAAGCACTAAAGGAGCGCCACCGTAACAATCGTTTGGTGCGTCGTAAAGGTCGTATTTATATTCTTAATAAAACGAACCCGCGTTTTAGAGCGCGTCAGGGCTAA
- the infA gene encoding translation initiation factor IF-1 produces the protein MSKEEVLEFSGIVTELLPNAMFRVKLENDHEIIAHTAGRMRKNRIRVLAGDKIMVEMTPYDLTKGRITYRYK, from the coding sequence ATGTCAAAAGAAGAAGTTTTAGAATTTTCTGGTATCGTTACTGAACTCTTACCCAACGCGATGTTTCGTGTGAAACTGGAAAATGATCATGAAATTATTGCGCATACCGCTGGAAGAATGCGAAAAAATCGTATTAGGGTGTTGGCAGGTGATAAAATCATGGTGGAAATGACACCTTATGATTTGACAAAAGGGCGCATTACATATCGCTATAAGTAG
- a CDS encoding DUF5993 family protein, whose translation MFFPFLIALGTAITTIYGKKNISYALWAILFVVILLTFNHHATSTLNLSF comes from the coding sequence ATGTTTTTTCCATTTTTAATCGCTTTAGGTACTGCAATAACGACTATATATGGCAAAAAAAATATAAGTTATGCTTTGTGGGCAATTTTATTCGTTGTCATTCTTCTTACTTTTAATCATCACGCAACTTCTACTTTAAATTTATCTTTTTGA
- the yacG gene encoding DNA gyrase inhibitor YacG, whose translation MTKVRQEKKELNLQKETRPPHPCPICGQMSQKSSYPFCSTRCRAIDLNRWLSGAYILPPPPQKSDEEE comes from the coding sequence ATGACAAAGGTGCGTCAAGAAAAAAAAGAGCTAAATTTGCAAAAAGAGACGCGTCCACCGCATCCTTGTCCTATTTGTGGTCAGATGTCACAAAAATCTTCTTATCCTTTTTGTTCCACACGATGCCGAGCTATTGATCTTAATCGTTGGCTTTCAGGCGCTTATATTTTACCACCCCCACCGCAGAAAAGTGATGAAGAAGAATAA
- a CDS encoding helix-turn-helix transcriptional regulator codes for MRGRSQPAGELEVKAKNLHFNDISIGRKIRFKRTMIGMSQKQLGSQLGVTFQQIQKYEKGSNRIGAGRLQEIADILNVPISFFYADLSTKENALDPCDEGIVSKEEHILLKSFRELKPKKRKAILCLIVS; via the coding sequence ATGCGAGGGCGCTCGCAACCGGCAGGGGAGCTTGAAGTGAAAGCTAAAAATCTACACTTTAACGATATTTCGATCGGTCGAAAAATTCGCTTTAAAAGAACAATGATCGGAATGTCGCAAAAGCAATTAGGCAGCCAGTTAGGTGTGACTTTTCAACAAATCCAAAAATATGAAAAAGGCTCTAATCGTATAGGAGCGGGGCGTTTACAAGAAATTGCTGATATTCTCAATGTTCCCATTTCCTTTTTTTATGCGGATCTCTCAACAAAAGAAAACGCCTTGGATCCTTGTGATGAAGGGATCGTAAGTAAAGAAGAGCACATCCTTTTGAAAAGTTTTAGAGAGCTCAAACCTAAGAAAAGGAAAGCTATTTTGTGTTTGATTGTCTCATGA